One part of the Melioribacteraceae bacterium genome encodes these proteins:
- a CDS encoding secondary thiamine-phosphate synthase enzyme YjbQ: MEVKTLSFQVNSKGHTDIIDITENVKSRLNESGMRNGNVLIFAPGSTAGITTIENEPGLMRDYPDFLERIIPSSGKYHHDETWHDGNGYAHVRASLQGASFTVPFAERKLLLGTWQQIILIDFDNRPRTRNIIAQFIGE, encoded by the coding sequence TTGGAAGTAAAAACTTTATCCTTCCAGGTAAATTCAAAAGGCCATACCGATATAATCGATATTACGGAAAATGTAAAATCCAGATTGAATGAATCCGGTATGAGAAATGGAAATGTACTAATCTTTGCACCCGGTTCAACAGCCGGAATTACTACCATCGAAAATGAACCGGGACTGATGAGGGATTACCCAGATTTCCTGGAACGGATTATACCTTCCAGTGGAAAATATCACCACGATGAAACATGGCACGATGGTAACGGATACGCACACGTCCGCGCTTCCCTTCAGGGAGCTTCTTTTACTGTACCGTTTGCCGAACGAAAGCTTCTACTTGGAACCTGGCAGCAGATTATACTAATCGATTTTGATAACCGTCCAAGAACCCGGAATATAATTGCTCAATTTATCGGAGAATAA